One region of Cygnus atratus isolate AKBS03 ecotype Queensland, Australia chromosome 25, CAtr_DNAZoo_HiC_assembly, whole genome shotgun sequence genomic DNA includes:
- the RND2 gene encoding rho-related GTP-binding protein RhoN — MEGHLARCKIVVVGDTQCGKTALLHVFAKDCYPESYVPTVFENYTASFEIDKQRTELNMWDTSGSAYYDNVRPLAYPDSDAVLICFDISRPETLDSVLKKWQGETQEFCPNAKIVLVGCKLDMRTDLNTLRELSKQRLIPVTHEQGSALARQIGAVAYAECSSKVSENSVRDVFHVTTLASVNRVHKNLKRSNSKRGLKRASQMPGRTDLLNDTEIRKDRAKSCSIM, encoded by the exons ATGGAGGGCCACCTGGCGCGTTGCAAGATCGTGGTGGTGGGGGACACGCAGTGCGGCAAGACGGCGCTGCTGCACGTCTTCGCCAAGGATTGCTACCCCGAG AGCTACGTGCCCACCGTTTTCGAGAACTACACGGCCAGCTTCGAGATCGACAAGCAGCGCACCGAGCTCAACATGTGGGACACCTCAG GCTCAGCCTACTACGACAACGTCCGGCCCTTGGCGTACCCGGACTCGGACGCGGTGCTCATCTGCTTTGACATCAGCCGCCCCGAGACCCTGGACAGCGTGCTCAAGAAG TGGCAAGGGGAGACTCAGGAGTTCTGTCCCAATGCCAAGATCGTGCTGGTGGGCTGCAAGCTGGACATGCGGACGGACCTGAACACGCTGCGGGAGCTTTCCAAGCAGCGCCTCATCCCCGTCACGCACGAGCAG GGCAGCGCGCTGGCGCGGCAGATCGGGGCGGTGGCGTACGCCGAGTGCTCCTCCAAGGTGTCCGAGAACAGCGTGCGGGACGTCTTCCACGTGACCACGCTCGCCTCCGTCAACAGGGTGCACAAGAACTTGAAGCGCTCCAACTCCAAGCGGGGACTGAAGCGGGCGTCACAGATGCCCGGCAGGACGGACTTACTGAACGACACGGAGATCAGGAAAGACCGAGCCAAGAGCTGCTCCATCATGTGA